The Penaeus monodon isolate SGIC_2016 chromosome 1, NSTDA_Pmon_1, whole genome shotgun sequence DNA window ttattattagtatttttatatattatgattatttgaattattattatgtttattatcattatcattatcattatcattatcattatcattattattattattattattgttgttgtggttgttgctgttggtattaTTACCCTCACTAcagttatcactatcactatttttattaccatcataatttaaTCTTATGACCATTGATATTAGTATAAACTTAtcgttgttttatcatcattaccatcactttcattattatcagttccatcacccttatcatcacgAGGTAAGATTAAATAACTATATTACTGCCTGTCTCTTTGATTTGAACCTGGAATATCAATAACGCCGCTTTTCACTTGTAAACTATTCCATTACATGTCGGAGGCGCaggcaaaacccttttttatttggtGTCCGAGCAGCTGAAATTGAACCTATAATCTAATTTGCGGTATGATACATGCAATACCTGTGTGATATTATgcgagtttttcctttttttttctgcaactcgatttcgttttgattttttttatgtcttagtTTCATAAGAATGTTAAGGTAACATGTAGCGTGTAATAGGATACAAACTTCAAATCATATAGTATACAGGTACAGTATACAGTTATGCTTGCATacggaaaaatacatatataacaatgtaCAGGTTTTAGTATCCACacttaaacacatatacaccaaacacagacaaacatacaaacacacacaataacaattaTTCACGCATAAGGGGAAAATACACACATTTTCTATAACAATGTATTGTTTCAGTGACATCTATACGTAAAGTCCCTTGTCCTATTTTTCGTACTTTCCAAGACCACGCCCCGCATGAAGAAAGGATTAAGCTAAGTTCAATCATCAAAGTTACTTGTGCATTACTTGTCTACTTTATATGAAGTATTGTTCATGAACTTTGAGTCATAATCCCTGTAAGTAGATACTTGAAAGTTAGCGGAGAGTGAACGGTGTTGCCATGCCAGGGATAGTGTTGGTATTAGACGGGATGATAGTTACATGTATACGCATGTGTAcgaacatatacaaacatacatacatacactcacaaatacacacacaagcatgcacgcacgtacgcacacacacacagacacatacacacacacacacacacacacacacacacacacacacacacacacacacacacacacacacacacacacacacacacacccacaaatacccccactcccccaacccacacacaaaaacacatatgtgtacctatgtatatatacaaatatatatcatgacaCGTTGTCTACTGCCAGCAATATGTTGTTGACCAAGTCAGGCCAAATCTATAGTTAACCAGTGTCAGAAAAAAAActgcttaaaaaaagaagaaaaaaaaaaacgaaaaaaaagaaaagaagccactaaaaataacagaaaaaataatgattgatttAACACTCTCTATTGGTAGACTTGGAAAACATCATAGTGTGGGGGAACATGtcgaaaaaaatatgtgtgatcCTATATAAATATCAGTTCATGAAATAGATACACAGGGTCACTCGACATGGTTTGGTTGATAGCCAAGCCTCGCTTCGGTTCGTCAGTTTGGCAGAGACGATTTAGTTGTTTATTGATAAGAGTTTAATCCGGAAATGTATAGTAGGAGAGCTTAGAGATAAGAACTTATTTAACAGATCAAAATGAAATGCAtgattggattaaaaaaaaaaaaaaaatcagtgtaggataaaaaaaaaaaaaatgatttgagtCCTGCTGTTTCATTAATCCTTTTATTTTCACACTTTTAAAGTAAGTGTGAAAATGAAATAGCTTATGATTAATATACTGCAGTAATATAAGTACTCAATTCAtccatttttccttaaaaatcagGGTGATTTAGGAATTGCTGAATTCGAAAATGAAATGAGAATCTACACATTCAGGCTGCCAAGCTAAAAGTACAAATTTTctcttactatgattattattatttttttttatttgacttcATCTTCTCTGTTTTCTGCAATAAATAACCAAGTTTTAAACTCTCCTTACTAAgtaattcttattcatatttcaatcaccacataatgactttaaaagaaaaataaaagacaaaaagacatatCTGTGATACAAACCCGGTTCATTTGTTGCAACTCGATTCATTCCACGTCTCTTTTAATTAACGAATTTTCGATCCCAAGTCCttcatctcgcctctctctcgctatctcagCAAGAACACCCATCTCCAGCCAGCCTCAACGCTGCACGACGCTTAATTGAGAGGCTCTTTATAGGGTATACAGAGGGACGGATCTCTGAGCTCCCGGCTTGGTGTCGCGCTGGCATCGACCTCAGCAGGCATGTATATCACAGCATCATGAGTCGGTTCTGCCCTCCCAGGAACACGTCAGGTAGAGCGACCCCACTCGCATTGCATTCTTGTGATTGCATTGTCTGTAGATTGGATTTCCAGGGCTACGTGAAGCATCAGTTAAGCTATTAATTGCACTTCATTACTGTAAGATCTCTTGGCTTTTAGTTTGCAGTGATTAATAATGCTCATTCTGATGATCACTTGCCCGATCGACTCCAGAAATCTGGTGCTCCTCGTGAAAAGCCATATTTTTCTACCATAAATTAGTTGACTGAAAATAAatgagcagacacacacacacacacacacgcacacacacacacacacacacacacacacacacacacacacacacacacacacacacacacacacacacacacacacacacacacacacacacgctcgcgcgcgcgcacacacatacattcatacatacatgcatatatacgtgcatacatacataaatacattcatacatatatatctatatattcacacacacacacacatacacatatatatgtgtttatgtacataaatacatacatagatatatattatatatttacacaaacacacacacacacacacacacagacacaaacacacacacacacacacacagacacacacacactcacatatatatatcttctttcggCCACAGCAGATCATCATTTCCCAATTCATTCTATCCTCAGTCACTTCCTCTGTCACACCGACCTCTTGCATGTCGCTCCGCAGAACATGGCCAAACCACCTAAGTCTTTCCTCTCTTGCTTTTCCTCCTAAGTGTCCAACTTTAGCCGTCCCTCCTATGTAGTCGTTTCTAATCCTCTCATTCCTCGCCACTCCCACAGAAAATCTCTGGATCTTGAGCTCAGCAGTCCCTAGCTCTGCCTCCTGTCACTTCGTCAATGGGACGTTTCCAGGCCATTTAAATTGCCAGCCTCACCAATGCcttataaattttccctttcacttcAGCCGATATCCTTTGGTCACAAATCGCTTTTGACGCTTTTCTACATCCGTTCCACCCTGCCTGCaccctcttcttcacttctttgCTGCAATCCCCACGGACAGTTGCGCCTAGGTATTTTGAAGCATATACCTTTGTCACTTCTAGACTTTgcatcctcacctctcctctatcAACCCCTTCATTTACACACATGTACTCCGTTTTGATCCTACtgactttcctccctcttttctccagtGCATTCCTCCATCTATCTAGCTTTCCCTTCTGTCTCCGTAGCTGCAGATGACTACATCATCCGCGATCATCGTCCAAGGTGATTCCTTTCTAATTTCATCCATCAGTATGTCCATCACCATTGCAAGCAAGACGGGCTCATCGCCGAACCTTGATGTAATCCTCTGCTTTGAAACCCTCTGTCACTCCCACCGCACATTTCACCTCTGTCTCACTTCCTGCATACATATCTTGCACCGCTCCTACGCACTTGTCTGCCACTTCAGACTTCCTCATACAATACCATACCTCTTCTCTTGGCACTCTGTCACAAGCTTTTTCTGAATCTACAAACACACAgttctttctgtccctctttaTGGAGCCAAACTAGCTGGtcactttattcattatttatttactaccTCATTTCTTAACCTAGCTTCCAGATTTCTTTCCCAAACCTTCATGTTATGACTAATAAGCTTTATTCTTCTGTAATTATAACAACTCTGTACATCGTCTTCCATCTCTTCGCCTTCCACGAACTTGTTAAACATTCTTCTTAAGAATCCTCCTGCCCTTTCTCCCAGACATTTCCATGCTTCTACtggtcttctctctccttcatcttctccattCATCAACCCTTCGAAGTACTCCTTCCATCTTTTCAAAACACTGTCCTCACTGGTCAGTATGTTTCCATTTTTATCCTTCATCACTCTCGCTTGTATATCTTCCCCAGGTCGGTCCCTCGGTTTCGCCGGGCGGTTTaggcccttctccttcctttgaaTCGGATGGATCGTACACTTCTCATACCCTCTGCTGTACACTTCTcataccatattttatataatatatatatataatatattttaatataatatatatatgtgtgtgtgtgtgtatatatataaaattatatatatatatatatatatatatatatattatatattttataatatataaaatatatacattatttatatttatatttataatatatacacaccaaaaaaatatagacCCCACACatgtatgaaacatatatatgtctatattatactatataaatatatatattatatatatatatatatatatatataatatatataatatatatatatttaatttattaaaaaataaataaatatacaatccaaaaacaaacaaaaaacactaacaaaacatataaattgcaaagagatacacacatacacaaatcacaccaaccccacacacaaaacacacgcaaaacacacacactaactcacacacacacatacacaaacacacacacccccacatacacacaatgatatactcatatatgttttgtatatatttatatatataatacacgcacaccatacatacatacatacatagacatagtataacatacatacaacatcccacacaaaacaccccacacacacaatttataaaatatataaaaaataaataaataaaatattatattatatatataaaaatataatatatattttataattatatatatatatattataaaatatatatatataatatatataaatatatatatatatattatatatatatatatataaatatatatacacatatacatatacatatacacacgcacacgtgtatatgcgtgtatgtgtgtgtgtgtgcgtgtgcatgtatgtgtgtgtgtgtgcatttgtgtatgtgtgtatctttgcatgtgtatgtgtgtgtgtgtgtggtgtgtgtggtgtgtgtggatttacaAAAAGATAAGGAGAcaaagagccagacagacagattcaGTAAAGAGATGGATAATCAATATATCTGCAAAGACATAAAGAGAAACCCAGCAAtctaagcacacaaacacacacacacacacacgcacacacacacacacacacgcacatacatctaaacacacacatccataaaaaacacacaaaaccaaaaaccaaactaaaaaaaaaaaaaaaaaaaacacagccatAAAAATAAATCACGTCTCCCCTCAAAAAAGGAAggtccacacactcacacaaataaacaaataaataaataaacaaaaaaatgataaaagggccTA harbors:
- the LOC119577470 gene encoding uncharacterized protein LOC119577470, which produces MKDKNGNILTSEDSVLKRWKEYFEGLMNGEDEGERRPVEAWKCLGERAGGFLRRMFNKFVEGEEMEDDVQSCYNYRRIKLISHNMKRDRKNCVFVDSEKACDRVPREEVWYCMRKSEVADKCVGAVQDMYAGSETEVKCAVGVTEGFKAEDYIKVRR